TCGTCTGTCAAATGGCGAGCTGATTCCAACGCTGGACCAGTTCATCAAAGCTACATTGCAGCATCCGCGGATCAAGCTCTGGCTTGATCTCAAAAGGTCCAGGGTCAGCAAAGCGCGGGATGTATTGCTGGCTGAGTTTGTGGCCGATGTGATCGATGCCAATCACGCAGCGGGCAGGATGGAAGCCATCACGCCTTCCTTCGATGCGCTGATGAAATTGAAAATGCGGGTACCTGCCATGAAACTTCATTATATTGGTACCGATAAAACCCCTGAAACCCTCCGCTACCTGGGCATCGACGGTGTGAACCTGCAATATCAACGCTACGAAAAAGAATACAACAGGAACGAAGCCCGGGAACAGGGATTGCTGGTAGGTGCTTATGTGATAGACGATCCCGCAGAAATGAAACATCAGCTTGATCTTGGCGTGAGCTTTATCACCACCAACAAACCGGCCCTGCTCAAAGAATTGCTGAAAACCTATAAAAACTCACCGGCTAAATGAAATCAACATTGAAACTGACGATGCTCGTGGCGATTGTATCGCTGCTGTTTGGATGCATTCCAAAGAACAAACAGCAGGCTGCCGATTCAAAAACTAGCGCTAATGGATATGCGAGTGCTGCTGATCTTTCCTCATTCACAGTGGGCTATTGCACACCAACACTGGATGCTCCATTTTATGTGGCGTTGGAAAGAGCGGTAAAGGAAAAAGTGGAAAGTTATGGGATGAAATACCTCTCCACTGATGGGCAGGCTGATATCGCTAAACAGGTGATGGCTGTGGAAGACCTGCTCACCAAAGGAGTGAATGTGCTTATCATCAATCCAATCGATCCCAAAGCCCTGGTGCCCGTAGTGAAAGCTGCCAAACAACAGGGCGTGATGGTATTTGTGCTGGACAGCTATATCGATGATGAAGCGCCCTATGAAGCTGCCGTGTTTGCCGACAATGAAAAGAACGGAGAGATCCTGGGCGAATGGGTAGTGCAGAATTTCACGCAGAAAGAAATGAATATCGCCATCATCAGCGGCAACCAGGGCAATCCTGTTGGCCGTGAAAAAAGATTGGGTTTCATCAAAGGCATTGCCGATGCGCAATTGCATGCAAGCAGCAAAGCCAGTATCAAAGTAGTGGCGCAGGGCTGGGGAGCCTGGAACAATAACGGAGGATTGAAAGCAATGGAAGATATCCTGGTGGCGCATCCTTACGTGAATCTTTTGTTGGCGGAGAACGATGCCATGGCCATGGGAGCGCTCAAAGCGATTCGCGAAATGGGCATGCAGGATAAGATCACCATCCTTGGATACGATGCACAGAAAGAAGCTTTGCAGCTGATCAAATCAGGACAATATGCCGCTACTGCTCAGAACAGTCCTTCCATCCTTGGCAGTACCATGGTGGAAGTAGTGGCGCGCAGACTGAATAAAGACGAAACGCTGAAGCGTATCAACTATACGCCTTCTGTACTGATCGACAAATCCAATGTTGACCGCTTCTACAACGTGAACGCATTATTTTGATACAACCTGAATCTTGCTGCTATGATTGAAATAAAAAATGTATCGAAATCCTACGGAGGCGTGCAATCGCTGAAGGATGTGAACCTTCAGGTGAAGAAGGGAGAGATCCACGCGATACTCGGTGAGAACGGCGCAGGAAAATCCACCCTGATGAAGATCATCGCCGGCGCTGTTGAAAGGAACGGAGGAACCATCCTGCTGGATGGAAAGGAAGTGCATTTCAGCAATACGCACGCTGCAAAGAAAGCAGGTGTAGGGATCATCTACCAGGAATTTTCACTGGTGCCTGCACTCTCCGTTGCTGAAAATATTTTCCTGCACAGGCTGAACGATAAGGCTGTGATCAACTGGAACTCACTCTATCGCTCAGCCGATGAGCTTATAAAAAATTTAGGCTTTCAGTTAAACGTTAAAACAGCTGTAGCTGCGTTGAGCATCTCACAGCAACAGGTAGTGGAGATCGCAAAAGCATTGACTGAAGATGTCAGGCTGTTGATCCTCGATGAACCCTCTGCTGTACTGGGACCTGCGGAAACACATAAGCTTTTCGCTACACTTCGATCTCTCAGGGATAAAGGAGTTGCCATCATTTACATCTCGCATCACCTGGATGAATTGTTCGAGCTCTGTGACCGTATCACTGTTTTGAAAGATGGTATCACGATCAAAACTTTTGAAACGGCTGCTACTTCCAAAGATGCTTTGGTACAGGCAATGCTGGGACGAAGCCTGAGCGCAATGTTCCCGGACAGGTCCGCACGCAAGGAAATTCCCGATGCTGCTACTTATCATATGGGAAATATTGCAGTGCTGGGACAGTCGCCCTTCTCCGTTACCGTGCAATCTGGTGAAGTTTTAGGCATCGGTGGACTGGTAGGCAGTGGCAGAACAGAATT
This portion of the Pseudobacter ginsenosidimutans genome encodes:
- a CDS encoding substrate-binding domain-containing protein, with translation MKSTLKLTMLVAIVSLLFGCIPKNKQQAADSKTSANGYASAADLSSFTVGYCTPTLDAPFYVALERAVKEKVESYGMKYLSTDGQADIAKQVMAVEDLLTKGVNVLIINPIDPKALVPVVKAAKQQGVMVFVLDSYIDDEAPYEAAVFADNEKNGEILGEWVVQNFTQKEMNIAIISGNQGNPVGREKRLGFIKGIADAQLHASSKASIKVVAQGWGAWNNNGGLKAMEDILVAHPYVNLLLAENDAMAMGALKAIREMGMQDKITILGYDAQKEALQLIKSGQYAATAQNSPSILGSTMVEVVARRLNKDETLKRINYTPSVLIDKSNVDRFYNVNALF
- a CDS encoding sugar ABC transporter ATP-binding protein, which produces MIEIKNVSKSYGGVQSLKDVNLQVKKGEIHAILGENGAGKSTLMKIIAGAVERNGGTILLDGKEVHFSNTHAAKKAGVGIIYQEFSLVPALSVAENIFLHRLNDKAVINWNSLYRSADELIKNLGFQLNVKTAVAALSISQQQVVEIAKALTEDVRLLILDEPSAVLGPAETHKLFATLRSLRDKGVAIIYISHHLDELFELCDRITVLKDGITIKTFETAATSKDALVQAMLGRSLSAMFPDRSARKEIPDAATYHMGNIAVLGQSPFSVTVQSGEVLGIGGLVGSGRTEFLRAVFGADKHPEKKIRRNQEELHIHSPKDAVKAGIGMVPEDRKHHGGLLNLSILENISITNYKKITRKAGFIDQKMEKETASMFTQKMNTKLSSLMAPLSSLSGGNQQKVILAKWLNVDAGLLLIDEPTRGVDVGARSEIYQIIHELSEAGMAIIMVSSDWEELMGLSDRILVMKSGQVQGELSRSEFAEESLLRLAIGAVNEQNKA
- a CDS encoding glycerophosphodiester phosphodiesterase; the protein is MKHIQLLLIACIIGMQAFAQFNFNGIVAHRCGIYNDPAKPENSIAALQEAMKLDCYAAEMDVHLTRDHVPIVLHDHDIEGLDVEKTDFKDLGKVRLSNGELIPTLDQFIKATLQHPRIKLWLDLKRSRVSKARDVLLAEFVADVIDANHAAGRMEAITPSFDALMKLKMRVPAMKLHYIGTDKTPETLRYLGIDGVNLQYQRYEKEYNRNEAREQGLLVGAYVIDDPAEMKHQLDLGVSFITTNKPALLKELLKTYKNSPAK